From Nocardia sp. NBC_00416:
GTTCGGACTGCCCACCGACCGGCCCGTACGGCGCATGCGCGAATATCTGTCAGTGCTCGGCCCACTTCTGCGCGGGGACAGTGTCGACCACCACGGAGAGACGCTCACCGCCGTGGGCGCCGTGCTGATCCCCGGCGGCATACCGGCACCATCGGTAGTGCTCGCGGCGCTGGGGCCGCACATGCTGCGACTGGCCGGCGAACTCACCGACGGGACCGCGACCTGGATGACGGGACCGAAAACCCTCGCTGAGCACATTGTTCCGGTCATCACCAAGGCCGCGGCAGAGGCCGGTAGAGCATCCCCGCGAATCATCGCCGGCCTGCCCGTCTGCGTCACCGACACGGCCGACGACGTCCGAGCACGGATCGCCGAGCAGTTCGCACTCGCAGCACAGGTACCCGAATACCGCGCCACCCTCGACCGGGAAGGAGCAACCGGACCACAGGACGTCGCGATCGTCGGCACCGACATCGAGGTGGCACAGGCACTCACCCGCTTCCGTGCGGCCGGGGTCACCGAATTCATGGCCGCGCCGTACGGAACCACCGCCGAACAGAACCGCACCATCAGCGTCCTCGCCGAACTGGCACTGACGGAGACGAGGTAGGCCCGATGCCGGACATCACCACCGAAGACCGGGCAGCGATCCATGAGGTGATCGCGTTACACGGGCATTTGGTCGACGATCGAGAATGGGATCGCCTCGGCGAGGTTTTCGCCGAGGATGTGGTTTTCGACGTGACGGACTACGGGTACGGCATAGTGCGCGGATTGCAGGCCGTGCAGGATCTGGCGCGCGGCAACCAGGGCGACGAGGGCGCGCCATTGGGACATCACGTGACCAATGTCGTC
This genomic window contains:
- a CDS encoding TIGR03564 family F420-dependent LLM class oxidoreductase, which produces MQIGLAVGDVRGPATLATVVNQVRVAADSGFATAWASQALGWDALTALAVAGATSDIAVGTAVVPAPQRHPLMLAGQALTAQAAVTGPLTLGVGAGIGAMVSGMFGLPTDRPVRRMREYLSVLGPLLRGDSVDHHGETLTAVGAVLIPGGIPAPSVVLAALGPHMLRLAGELTDGTATWMTGPKTLAEHIVPVITKAAAEAGRASPRIIAGLPVCVTDTADDVRARIAEQFALAAQVPEYRATLDREGATGPQDVAIVGTDIEVAQALTRFRAAGVTEFMAAPYGTTAEQNRTISVLAELALTETR
- a CDS encoding nuclear transport factor 2 family protein — translated: MPDITTEDRAAIHEVIALHGHLVDDREWDRLGEVFAEDVVFDVTDYGYGIVRGLQAVQDLARGNQGDEGAPLGHHVTNVVVLGRDGATVRVRSKALTVTATGTCGSAVYEDVLAPEARGWRISSRRAVARQRGGEGAESLG